In a genomic window of Zootoca vivipara chromosome 5, rZooViv1.1, whole genome shotgun sequence:
- the LRRC3 gene encoding leucine-rich repeat-containing protein 3: protein MTSMFLAAEASRPALLFWSQALFCLLFCAPSGCCTSCPDQCQCTNYSGATAVLCSASNLDEIPKDIPKDTMFLKLDANKITSVPNSTFRHLAHLQEIDLSKNAIEKIDSAAFKGVADGLRLLDLSGNHIQRIPKEALVNLNAMIRLSNNPWHCECTLQEVLWEVKLDPDSVNEITCQTSVQEEYAGKPLLHILDSGINFCNMHQKTTDVAMFVTMFSWFTLVISYVVYYVRHNQEDTRKHLEYLKSLPSTRVPKETISTIL from the coding sequence ATGACCAGCATGTTTCTAGCAGCTGAAGCATCTCGGCCTGCGCTGTTGTTCTGGTCTCAAGCCCTCTTCTGTCTCCTCTTCTGCGCCCCTTCCGGTTGTTGCACCTCCTGCCCAGACCAGTGCCAGTGCACCAACTACTCGGGAGCCACAGCTGTTCTGTGCAGTGCTAGCAACCTAGATGAAATTCCAAAAGATATTCCCAAGGACACCATGTTTTTGAAACTGGATGCCAATAAGATCACTTCTGTACCTAATAGCACATTCAGGCACCTCGCCCACTTGCAGGAGATAGACCTCTCCAAAAATGCCATTGAGAAGATTGATTCTGCAGCGTTCAAAGGGGTTGCCGATGGCCTGCGGCTGCTTGACCTCTCTGGCAACCACATACAGAGGATCCCCAAGGAAGCCCTGGTCAACTTGAATGCCATGATCCGCCTGTCCAATAACCCCTGGCACTGTGAATGTACTCTGCAGGAAGTCTTGTGGGAAGTGAAACTAGATCCTGATTCAGTCAACGAGATCACCTGCCAGACATCTGTGCAAGAGGAATACGCTGGGAAACCTCTGCTCCATATCCTTGATTCGGGCATCAACTTTTGCAACATGCACCAGAAAACCACAGATGTCGCCATGTTTGTTACCATGTTCAGCTGGTTTACTTTAGTCATCAGCTATGTGGTATACTATGTTCGACACAACCAAGAGGACACGAGGAAGCACCTGGAATATCTGAAATCCCTGCCTAGCACAAGGGTCCCTAAAGAGACCATCAGCACTATCCTGTAG